One genomic segment of Arachis duranensis cultivar V14167 chromosome 4, aradu.V14167.gnm2.J7QH, whole genome shotgun sequence includes these proteins:
- the LOC107485223 gene encoding uncharacterized protein LOC107485223: MVSGKAIEVPQQGTVLQIKQDDKFFCRLLSKENSMSLPSFRDAAVTVPFVWESQPGTPKYEFSEDALPPLTPPPSYYFNNNNTMKKIGSCSRSNSKKKLLMALFPKLMNLKKAILPSNCSSSPPSFDSSFSSPSNCSSSWSSSDSSSKVVGRRRRFLSHGSSFDFRGDHDEDGDDVTSPNSTLCFGIHCSSSTSNKSNNSNNGDSLCRM; encoded by the coding sequence atggttagtgGCAAAGCTATTGAAGTTCCTCAGCAGGGAACTGTTCTTCAAATCAAGCAAGATGATAAATTTTTCTGTAGGCTTCTATCTAAAGAGAATTCAATGTCACTTCCGTCTTTTAGGGATGCCGCGGTTACGGTTCCTTTTGTCTGGGAATCGCAACCTGGCACGCCTAAATACGAATTTTCTGAAGATGCTCTTCCTCCTCTAACGCCGCCGCCTTCTTATTACTTCAATAACAACAATACCATGAAGAAAATAGGCTCATGTTCAAGATCCAACAGCAAGAAGAAGCTTCTCATGGCTCTTTTCCCTAAATTGATGAATCTCAAGAAGGCCATTCTTCCATCTAATTGTTCATCATCACCACCATCATTTgattcatcattttcatccccATCTAATTGTTCCTCTTCATGGTCATCCTCAGATTCATCATCTAAGGTTGTTGGAAGGAGGAGAAGGTTCTTAAGCCATGGATCATCCTTTGATTTTAGGGGTGATCATgatgaagatggtgatgatgttACTTCACCAAATTCAACACTCTGCTTTGGCATTCattgttcttcttctacctcTAATAAGtctaataattccaataatGGAGACTCATTATGCAGGATGTGA